TCCATCTCGGTCGCGAAGCCGAGGAGGTTCGGGATGGTCGGCAGGAAGACGGACGCGGTCTCGCCGCGGCGGCGCGACCGTACGAAACGGCCGACGGCCTGCGCGAAGAAGAGGGGCGTCGAGATGGTGGTCGCGTACACACCCACCGCCAGGCGCGGCACGTCGACGCCCTCGGACACCATGCGGACCGCGACCATCCAGCGGTCCTCGTTCTCGCTGAACTCCTCGATGCGCTTGGAGGCGGCGGCCTCGTCGGAGAGCACGAGCGTCGCCTTGGTTCCGGTGATCTCGCGGATCAGCTTGGCGTACGCACGGGCCGAGTCCTGGTCGGAGGCGATGACCAGACCGCCGGCGTCCGGGATGCCCTTCCTCACCTCCGTCAGCCGCTGGTCGGCGGCGCGCAGCACATTCGGCATCCAGTCGCCGCGCGGATCGAGGGCGGTGCGCCAGGCCTGCGAGGTGGCGTCCTTGGTCATCGGCTCGCCGAGGCGCGCCTCGATCTCGTCGCCGGCCTTGGTGCGCCAGCGCATGTTGCCGCTGTAGCTGAGGAAGATGACGGGCCGGACGACGCCGTCCCCGAGGGCATTGCCGTAGCCGTAGGTGTAGTCGGCGGCGGACCTGCGGATCCCGTCATTGCCTTCTTCGTACGCGACGAAGGGGATCGGGTTGGTGTCGGACCGGAAGGGCGTACCGGTGAGCGCGAGCCGCCGGGTGGCGGGGTCGAAGGCCTCGAGGCAGGCCTCGCCCCAGGACTTGGAGTCACCGGCGTGGTGGATCTCGTCGAGGATGACGAGGGTCTTGCGCTGCTCGCAGCGGTTGCGGTGCAGCATGGGCCGTACGCCGACACCCGCGTACGTCACGGCGACGCCGTGGTACTCCTTGCTCAGCGGTCCGGCGCTGTACTCCGG
The Streptomyces lunaelactis genome window above contains:
- a CDS encoding DEAD/DEAH box helicase, encoding MTTTAHSHHLSPAFPGRAPWGTAGKLRAWQQGAMERYLQEQPRDFLAVATPGAGKTTFALTLASWLLHHHVVQQVTVVAPTEHLKKQWAAAAARIGIKLDPEYSAGPLSKEYHGVAVTYAGVGVRPMLHRNRCEQRKTLVILDEIHHAGDSKSWGEACLEAFDPATRRLALTGTPFRSDTNPIPFVAYEEGNDGIRRSAADYTYGYGNALGDGVVRPVIFLSYSGNMRWRTKAGDEIEARLGEPMTKDATSQAWRTALDPRGDWMPNVLRAADQRLTEVRKGIPDAGGLVIASDQDSARAYAKLIREITGTKATLVLSDEAAASKRIEEFSENEDRWMVAVRMVSEGVDVPRLAVGVYATTISTPLFFAQAVGRFVRSRRRGETASVFLPTIPNLLGFATEMEVERDHVLDKPKKDGEEDPYAESEKEMAEAEREQDEDTGEQDMLPFEALESDAVFDRVLYDGAEFGMQAHPGSEEERDYLGIPGLLEPDQVQLLLQKRQARQIAHSRKRPDEEADLLELPAERRPVVSHKEMLELRKQLNTMVGAYVHQSGKPHGVIHTELRRVCGGPPSAEATAGQIRERIKKVQEWATRMR